A section of the Solitalea canadensis DSM 3403 genome encodes:
- a CDS encoding S66 peptidase family protein: MNKIPPYLQAGDTIGILCTARYVDIEQLQPAIKLFESWGLKVKLGSTIGVEWNIFGGDDTLRAQNLTDFFNDPDVKAIVCARGGYGTVRMIDSVDFSGLLANPKWLVGFSDVTILHSHINSMYEIPTLHASMPVIIDNKTPEAIDSLKKALFGDELAYTFNNSSPYNRYGEIEGEIVGGNLSLIHTIQNTVSELYMYDKILFIEEVGEWMYNLDRMMWNLKRSGKLQNIRGLIVGSFTELQDNEIPFGLSYEEIIWEKVKDYDFPVCFNFPAGHIADNRAIKLGHKATLRIGDTISFWQE; encoded by the coding sequence ATGAACAAAATTCCGCCTTATTTACAAGCTGGTGATACGATTGGTATCTTGTGCACAGCTCGTTATGTAGATATTGAACAACTTCAGCCTGCTATTAAGTTATTTGAAAGCTGGGGATTAAAAGTAAAACTTGGTAGCACGATAGGTGTTGAGTGGAATATTTTCGGTGGAGATGACACCTTAAGGGCACAAAACCTGACTGACTTTTTCAATGATCCTGACGTGAAGGCCATTGTTTGCGCAAGAGGCGGCTACGGAACGGTTCGTATGATTGATTCGGTTGATTTCTCCGGATTGCTTGCTAACCCGAAATGGTTGGTGGGTTTTAGTGATGTCACCATTTTGCATTCGCATATTAACAGCATGTACGAAATCCCAACCTTACATGCTTCAATGCCGGTTATTATCGACAATAAAACTCCTGAAGCTATCGATTCGTTGAAGAAGGCATTGTTTGGAGATGAATTGGCTTATACGTTCAATAACAGTTCTCCTTATAATCGTTATGGTGAAATTGAAGGTGAAATTGTTGGGGGTAATTTATCGTTAATTCATACGATTCAGAATACCGTTTCAGAATTATACATGTACGACAAAATTTTGTTCATTGAAGAGGTAGGCGAATGGATGTATAACCTCGACCGGATGATGTGGAACCTGAAGCGTTCGGGCAAACTGCAGAACATCCGCGGACTAATTGTGGGTAGTTTTACCGAACTGCAGGATAATGAGATTCCGTTTGGGTTGAGTTATGAAGAGATTATCTGGGAGAAAGTGAAGGATTATGATTTCCCTGTTTGCTTTAATTTTCCGGCAGGACATATTGCCGATAATCGCGCCATTAAGCTAGGGCATAAAGCCACTTTACGAATTGGCGATACTATTAGTTTCTGGCAGGAGTAA
- a CDS encoding HsdM family class I SAM-dependent methyltransferase, with amino-acid sequence MTGQDVIDLIGLDRATSISSVDKNLTESKSIVLNQVGEFGVDAVYFNTDENENSFPAVFLKKVESFDSKTLEKIADAQKKIWNYKKVLFFYVYSETEIRIYNCSEKPLIVTQNDFNYEKELQNIEIKVYKFSDNKQLEELNRLFSRIAIDTGIIWTLEEAQFIRDRINLQRRVDKYLVASLINTAQLLEQQGLAVNLIHKLILRSLFLLYLEDRGATDENLYSKIKNGTKSYFEILDDVNATKKLFEVLEGHFNGNVFTVGEDEKISVEQLQLIKKCFISGNDNIPQIKLFDDWRLFDFSIIQIELLSEIYENFLFKTDPELKKRTGTYYTPPSLVEFILNEKLPTGKDEKNYSIKILDPSCGSGIFLVESFKRLVKRYENQHKEKLTDFVKLKKLLTDNIFGIELHPQAIKVAAFSLYLALLDNLSPKTIWQNKNHRLPNLINNPNDKSLSAEGKNLFCRDTILENKEIENIEFDLVVGNPPFGTTDLSESIRNYCSKYGFGKEMVLPFLHKATMFAPNGEIVLIFNTKVLTNTSGTYQNFRKWLFNECCVEKVYNFSVLRNAKQNFGGQLFGDATGPISIVFYRKGIPQNLSDKIAYYAPKTYIKSNIVEGLNIDFTDLKYLPLEECQKPDTKIWKVAMWGGIKDWQLVLKLLETEKNVGAYLRENKIDYSVGLQPLNNSTEKPIVDNEISKLSFIRPEKIERYYTNKSNFSTINALLKNKETIESYLEYYSVDKVYDLPPINVFRRITGKNLFSGPMLLTKEGLKNNQLCFSYIDSAVAYNSTVLGFKTGNKEILKFLSSILNSELATYFLLLISNSWGVERERIKPNEIYEFPITNDIELFKDLVKLHDAIEVKIKNALSYIDFNSIEKEINEKVFNLYNIKSGEKQLIKDFVEFSVDLFLKQEKSKALYPVLLEQTIEYGKLISDELNNFLDGQDLFTNATVYCINRFSPLMMIKLSFAIEQNTVVISEDFVDEELKKMDKYLWEENASNIYFRKKLNYKKENDIYIIRPNQRRFWSQSMAIEDASELILEILNEN; translated from the coding sequence ATGACGGGACAAGATGTAATAGATTTAATTGGCTTGGATAGAGCCACTTCAATAAGTTCGGTTGATAAAAATCTAACCGAAAGTAAGTCTATCGTTTTAAACCAGGTTGGCGAATTTGGGGTTGATGCTGTATATTTTAATACGGATGAAAATGAGAATAGTTTTCCTGCAGTGTTTCTTAAAAAAGTAGAATCTTTTGATTCAAAAACTTTAGAAAAGATTGCAGACGCTCAAAAGAAAATATGGAATTACAAAAAGGTACTCTTTTTTTATGTTTATTCTGAAACGGAGATTCGAATATATAACTGTTCTGAAAAACCGCTTATCGTAACTCAAAATGATTTCAATTATGAAAAAGAGCTACAAAATATCGAAATAAAAGTATACAAGTTTTCTGACAATAAACAGCTTGAAGAACTTAATAGATTATTCTCAAGAATTGCCATTGATACGGGAATTATTTGGACTTTGGAAGAAGCTCAGTTTATCAGAGATAGAATTAACCTACAGCGCAGAGTTGATAAATATCTCGTAGCAAGTCTGATAAATACAGCGCAACTTCTTGAACAACAGGGGCTTGCGGTAAACTTAATTCATAAGCTAATCCTTAGATCTTTATTCTTGTTATATCTTGAAGACAGAGGAGCTACGGATGAGAACTTATACTCCAAAATAAAAAATGGAACAAAATCTTATTTTGAAATTTTGGACGACGTAAATGCTACTAAAAAATTATTTGAAGTATTAGAAGGGCATTTTAATGGTAATGTTTTTACAGTAGGAGAGGATGAAAAAATATCTGTTGAACAACTTCAGCTTATTAAAAAATGCTTCATTAGTGGAAATGATAATATCCCTCAAATAAAACTGTTTGATGATTGGAGATTATTTGATTTCAGTATTATACAGATTGAGTTGCTGAGTGAGATTTATGAAAATTTCCTATTCAAAACCGATCCTGAATTAAAGAAAAGAACAGGAACATATTACACCCCTCCTTCATTAGTTGAGTTTATTCTTAATGAGAAACTACCTACTGGTAAAGATGAAAAAAACTATAGCATAAAAATTTTAGATCCGTCATGTGGCTCCGGAATTTTTTTGGTGGAAAGTTTTAAACGCTTAGTAAAACGCTATGAAAATCAACACAAAGAAAAACTTACCGATTTTGTTAAACTAAAAAAATTACTGACCGATAATATTTTTGGAATTGAACTACATCCACAAGCCATAAAGGTTGCGGCATTTAGCTTGTATTTGGCTCTGCTAGATAATCTGAGTCCTAAAACTATTTGGCAAAATAAAAATCATCGATTGCCGAACCTTATTAATAATCCTAATGATAAGTCATTATCAGCTGAAGGCAAAAATTTGTTTTGTAGAGACACAATTCTAGAAAATAAGGAGATTGAGAATATTGAATTTGATTTGGTAGTCGGAAATCCCCCATTTGGCACAACTGACTTATCAGAGTCGATTCGAAATTATTGCAGCAAATACGGTTTTGGTAAAGAAATGGTTTTACCATTCCTCCATAAAGCAACAATGTTTGCGCCCAATGGTGAAATAGTTCTAATATTTAATACTAAAGTTCTGACCAATACAAGTGGGACCTATCAAAACTTCAGAAAATGGTTATTCAATGAGTGCTGTGTTGAGAAAGTATATAATTTTTCTGTACTTCGAAATGCAAAACAAAATTTTGGCGGACAACTATTTGGTGATGCAACAGGACCGATAAGCATTGTCTTTTATAGAAAAGGAATTCCCCAAAATCTTTCTGATAAAATCGCATACTACGCTCCCAAAACCTATATTAAATCTAATATAGTCGAAGGTTTAAATATCGACTTTACAGATTTAAAATACTTGCCACTAGAAGAATGTCAAAAACCAGATACTAAAATTTGGAAGGTTGCAATGTGGGGCGGCATAAAAGATTGGCAGTTGGTACTAAAATTATTAGAAACAGAAAAGAATGTCGGTGCTTATTTAAGAGAAAATAAAATAGATTATAGTGTCGGATTACAACCTTTAAACAATTCGACGGAAAAACCGATTGTTGATAATGAAATATCTAAACTTTCTTTTATTAGGCCAGAAAAAATCGAACGTTATTATACCAATAAAAGCAACTTTTCAACCATCAATGCTTTATTGAAAAATAAAGAAACTATAGAGTCATATTTAGAATATTATTCTGTAGATAAAGTTTACGATTTGCCGCCAATTAATGTTTTTAGAAGAATAACAGGAAAAAATCTTTTTAGTGGCCCAATGTTACTAACAAAAGAAGGTTTAAAAAATAATCAACTTTGTTTTAGCTATATTGATAGTGCTGTAGCATATAATAGTACTGTTTTAGGGTTTAAAACTGGTAATAAAGAAATATTAAAATTTTTATCTAGTATTTTAAACTCAGAATTAGCTACTTATTTTTTATTGCTGATATCAAATTCGTGGGGAGTTGAAAGGGAAAGAATTAAGCCAAATGAAATATATGAATTTCCAATCACGAATGATATTGAGCTTTTCAAAGATTTAGTTAAACTTCATGATGCAATAGAAGTAAAAATAAAAAATGCTCTTTCATACATCGATTTTAATAGTATTGAAAAGGAAATCAACGAAAAGGTATTTAATCTTTATAATATTAAATCTGGTGAAAAACAATTAATAAAAGATTTTGTCGAATTTTCAGTTGATCTGTTTCTTAAACAAGAAAAATCAAAAGCTCTTTATCCTGTATTACTAGAACAAACAATTGAATACGGAAAATTAATTAGTGATGAACTCAATAATTTTCTTGATGGTCAGGACTTATTTACAAATGCGACAGTTTACTGCATCAATAGATTCTCTCCACTAATGATGATTAAACTTTCCTTTGCCATAGAACAAAATACAGTTGTGATCTCTGAGGACTTTGTTGATGAAGAGTTAAAAAAAATGGATAAGTACCTTTGGGAAGAAAATGCAAGCAATATCTATTTTAGAAAAAAACTGAATTACAAAAAAGAGAATGATATTTATATTATTCGCCCGAACCAACGCAGGTTTTGGTCGCAGTCTATGGCAATAGAAGATGCATCCGAGTTGATTCTTGAAATTCTAAATGAGAATTAA
- the metG gene encoding methionine--tRNA ligase: MKQFKRYTVTSALPYTNGPVHIGHLAGAYLPADIFVRYLRSKGREVVFICGSDEHGVPITIKAKAEGVTPQQVVDKYHKIIGDSFRDFGISFDIYHRTSSQTHHETSADFFKKLYDKGEFIVEESEQYFDEKAHQFLADRYITGTCPECGYDKAYGDQCESCGSTLNATELINPKSTLSGEPPVLKSTKHWYLPLDKYQPKLEKYILEDHQNWKTNVFGQCKSWLSQGLQPRAVTRDLEWGVPVPVEGAEGKVLYVWFDAPIGYISATKELFKSKEAGYPAAKKEEYYLNVREPQSGAANWEEHWKSEDTKLVHFIGKDNIVFHCLIFPAMLMADGTYTLADDVPANEFLNLENNKISTSRNWAVWLNDYLVDFKDKQDVLRYVLCSTFPETKDNDFTWKDYQARNNNELVAIFGNFINRVAVLTHKYYEGVVPALGTLTDFDKEVIEELKSYPAKIGASIEAYRFREAMQEFMNLARLGNKYLADTEPWKLIKTDEERVKTIMNIGLQIAANLSVLAEPFIPFSAKKLADMLNLAETAWDKTGDINLLPEGDQIAEAALLFEKVEDSVIEQQLQKLEASKAANEAASKTVTPAKENITFDEFSKMDIRVGTILAAEKVAKTKKLLKLTIDTGIDQRTVVSGIAEYFEPENIIGQQVSILVNLAPREIKGIESQGMILMAEDADGKLCFAAPTAAVKNGSEIR; this comes from the coding sequence ATGAAGCAATTCAAAAGATATACTGTTACCTCAGCGTTGCCATATACTAATGGTCCGGTTCATATTGGTCACTTAGCAGGAGCTTACTTACCTGCTGATATTTTTGTTCGTTACCTGCGTTCAAAAGGTAGGGAAGTAGTGTTTATTTGTGGGTCAGACGAGCATGGAGTGCCTATTACCATTAAAGCAAAGGCTGAAGGCGTAACCCCTCAACAAGTAGTAGATAAGTATCATAAAATCATTGGCGATTCATTCCGTGATTTTGGTATTTCATTCGATATTTATCACCGTACATCTTCACAAACTCACCATGAAACATCAGCTGATTTCTTTAAGAAATTATATGATAAAGGCGAATTTATTGTGGAAGAGAGTGAACAGTATTTTGATGAAAAAGCACATCAATTCTTAGCCGATCGTTACATCACCGGAACTTGTCCGGAATGTGGTTACGATAAAGCTTATGGAGATCAGTGTGAAAGCTGTGGATCAACATTAAATGCAACAGAACTCATCAATCCTAAATCAACCTTAAGTGGTGAGCCTCCTGTATTAAAATCAACTAAACACTGGTATTTACCATTGGACAAATATCAGCCTAAGCTGGAAAAATACATTTTGGAAGACCATCAAAACTGGAAAACCAACGTATTCGGACAGTGTAAATCGTGGTTATCACAAGGATTACAGCCTCGTGCCGTAACCCGCGACTTGGAGTGGGGAGTACCTGTTCCGGTTGAAGGAGCCGAAGGAAAAGTGCTTTACGTTTGGTTTGATGCTCCTATCGGTTATATCTCTGCAACTAAAGAATTATTCAAATCGAAAGAAGCCGGTTATCCTGCTGCTAAGAAAGAAGAATATTACCTGAATGTTCGTGAGCCGCAGTCAGGTGCAGCGAATTGGGAAGAACACTGGAAATCGGAAGATACCAAACTGGTGCACTTTATCGGTAAGGATAATATCGTATTCCACTGCCTGATTTTCCCTGCGATGTTAATGGCTGATGGTACTTATACATTAGCGGATGATGTTCCGGCTAATGAGTTCCTGAACCTGGAGAACAATAAGATCTCAACCTCTCGTAACTGGGCAGTTTGGCTGAATGATTACCTGGTTGACTTTAAAGATAAGCAAGACGTATTGCGTTACGTTTTATGCTCAACCTTTCCTGAAACAAAAGACAACGATTTTACCTGGAAAGATTACCAGGCTCGTAATAACAATGAGCTGGTAGCCATCTTCGGAAACTTCATTAACCGCGTTGCGGTATTAACGCACAAATATTACGAAGGTGTTGTTCCTGCTTTAGGCACATTAACCGACTTTGATAAAGAAGTTATTGAAGAGTTGAAAAGCTATCCGGCTAAGATCGGAGCCTCAATTGAAGCTTATCGTTTCCGTGAAGCAATGCAAGAGTTCATGAACCTTGCACGTTTAGGAAATAAATACCTGGCTGATACCGAGCCATGGAAATTGATTAAGACCGATGAGGAACGAGTAAAAACCATTATGAACATTGGTTTACAGATTGCTGCCAACCTTTCTGTTTTAGCAGAGCCATTTATTCCATTTAGCGCTAAAAAGTTAGCAGATATGTTAAACCTTGCTGAAACTGCATGGGATAAAACGGGAGACATTAATTTATTGCCGGAAGGTGATCAGATTGCTGAAGCGGCTTTGTTATTTGAGAAAGTGGAAGACAGCGTGATCGAACAGCAATTACAAAAATTGGAAGCTTCGAAAGCAGCCAATGAAGCTGCTTCAAAAACGGTAACGCCTGCAAAAGAAAACATCACCTTTGATGAATTCTCTAAAATGGATATCCGTGTCGGAACCATTTTAGCAGCGGAAAAAGTGGCAAAAACCAAGAAATTGTTAAAGCTTACCATCGACACAGGAATCGATCAGCGTACTGTTGTTTCGGGTATTGCAGAATATTTCGAGCCTGAAAACATCATTGGTCAGCAAGTGAGTATTTTGGTAAACCTGGCACCAAGAGAGATCAAAGGCATTGAATCTCAGGGAATGATCCTGATGGCAGAAGATGCTGACGGTAAACTCTGTTTTGCCGCCCCAACCGCAGCCGTAAAAAATGGTAGCGAAATCAGGTAA
- a CDS encoding DUF5011 domain-containing protein — MKTYLKLMILFLCMVGLSCKKYDTTYPEGYVGTSKITQYPILTLNGDRYMAFVNGGTFVDPGATAKAGDQDVPVTVTGSVDSSTPGVYTLTYSAVNSDGFSASVNRTVIIATVDASAENNDFSGNYARNTNGSVAVWTRIAPGVYTVFNPGGAPGTNLTVVVVNSTGTEIEIPEQAASDGSPTSSSDEVYSLGPPATYKWVILNPGYGTALRTFIKQ; from the coding sequence ATGAAGACATATCTAAAACTCATGATATTATTTCTTTGTATGGTAGGGTTATCATGCAAAAAATACGATACAACATATCCGGAAGGGTATGTGGGAACCTCTAAAATCACTCAGTATCCAATCCTTACTTTAAATGGAGACCGCTATATGGCGTTTGTTAACGGTGGTACTTTTGTAGACCCTGGCGCAACTGCTAAAGCGGGTGATCAAGATGTTCCAGTTACTGTAACCGGGTCAGTGGATAGTTCTACCCCGGGAGTGTATACATTAACCTATTCCGCTGTTAATAGCGACGGTTTCTCTGCCTCAGTTAATAGGACTGTTATTATTGCCACTGTGGATGCCAGTGCTGAGAATAATGATTTTTCTGGAAACTATGCAAGAAATACGAATGGTTCTGTAGCTGTCTGGACAAGAATAGCACCTGGGGTTTATACCGTATTTAATCCGGGAGGGGCTCCGGGAACCAATCTTACTGTTGTTGTTGTGAATTCAACGGGAACCGAAATTGAAATTCCTGAGCAGGCAGCAAGCGATGGTTCTCCAACCTCATCGTCCGATGAAGTTTATTCGCTAGGCCCTCCAGCAACGTACAAATGGGTAATCCTAAATCCGGGATACGGAACAGCATTAAGAACATTCATTAAACAATAA
- a CDS encoding lipid-binding protein, with translation MKTYIKVLIVAFTAIVSSTMISCERDNPDPGGTATQNLAGEWWVQWDQLPGVYFHIVTYNTSANSASEMWFDDQGTFWEVKGKINTDQNSLSFSGSDIQNVYYDSKFTITEGKVIKEGAKGPVSKSVTDSIYFKISFSDDDPVGTVYTLSGYGRTRYAEDDH, from the coding sequence ATGAAAACATATATAAAAGTATTGATTGTAGCATTTACGGCCATTGTTTCCTCAACTATGATTTCCTGTGAAAGGGATAATCCAGATCCGGGAGGAACAGCAACTCAAAATTTGGCTGGAGAATGGTGGGTGCAATGGGATCAGTTGCCAGGTGTATATTTCCATATTGTAACCTATAATACCTCTGCTAATTCTGCTTCAGAGATGTGGTTTGACGATCAAGGAACTTTCTGGGAAGTAAAAGGAAAAATAAACACTGATCAAAACAGTCTTTCGTTTTCTGGAAGTGATATTCAGAATGTGTACTATGATAGTAAATTTACCATTACCGAAGGTAAAGTAATCAAGGAAGGAGCAAAAGGTCCGGTTTCCAAATCAGTAACGGATTCTATTTATTTCAAAATCTCTTTCTCTGATGATGATCCGGTAGGTACTGTGTACACATTATCAGGTTATGGAAGAACACGCTATGCAGAAGATGATCACTAA
- a CDS encoding SusD/RagB family nutrient-binding outer membrane lipoprotein — MKISFNYKHIFLATATLFLVSCDSLLDINEDPNNPPIEQATPEVLFPAAVMSSAGMIGGQLTIVGGIWSQYWAQSSFSNQYKEIDSYNLTRINEEVNLPYEELMAGALADYQLSIQKSLERSDWRYYLMSVVMKAYTFQVVADLYDQVPYSQAFQGAGNLQPKFDDGYSIYVASLAQIDDALSKDFKSQPLDAAQQKSDFVFGGDMDKWEQFANTLKLKMYLRMVNAKPAEAEAGIRALYQADASFLSEGAGVTAFEDIPNKSNPFYEFNIRRLNTTTNIRASITFVSWLTLHKDPRAVSYFGNANPIGIHQGDFNATVQEQPTYGNASVFVQHATDPVWFISAAESNLMQAEALERYFGGAGAKDKYDTGVTEAFAELGLTPGTLLTGDYAYPTGTFEQKLEAIIVQKWAAFPGSHALEAFFEQSRTGYPRISPVYSTDPRYLGEDRQGQWVYAKNGFTQGRFPKRLVFPDYEQTRNSNTPAEVPIYTNVWWAKQ, encoded by the coding sequence ATGAAAATTTCATTCAATTATAAGCATATTTTTCTAGCAACAGCCACCCTGTTTTTGGTGAGTTGCGATAGCTTGCTTGATATAAACGAGGATCCTAATAACCCTCCAATTGAGCAAGCAACCCCAGAAGTGTTATTTCCGGCTGCTGTTATGTCAAGTGCAGGTATGATAGGGGGGCAATTAACAATTGTAGGGGGTATTTGGTCACAGTATTGGGCGCAGTCTTCTTTTTCTAATCAGTATAAAGAAATCGACTCCTATAACCTCACCCGTATAAACGAAGAAGTAAACCTTCCTTACGAAGAGTTAATGGCAGGAGCTTTGGCCGATTATCAGTTGTCAATTCAGAAATCACTAGAAAGAAGTGATTGGCGTTATTACCTGATGTCGGTGGTAATGAAAGCCTATACATTCCAGGTTGTGGCCGATTTATATGATCAGGTTCCTTATTCCCAAGCATTTCAAGGCGCAGGGAATCTTCAGCCTAAATTTGATGATGGCTATAGTATTTATGTAGCATCATTAGCCCAAATTGACGATGCACTGTCGAAAGACTTTAAAAGTCAACCGTTAGATGCAGCTCAACAAAAGTCTGATTTTGTATTTGGTGGAGATATGGATAAATGGGAACAATTTGCCAATACATTAAAATTGAAAATGTATTTGCGAATGGTAAACGCTAAACCAGCGGAAGCTGAAGCAGGTATCAGAGCATTGTATCAGGCAGATGCCAGTTTTCTTTCTGAGGGGGCCGGGGTAACTGCTTTTGAAGACATTCCGAATAAGAGTAATCCATTTTACGAGTTTAATATCAGAAGGTTGAATACTACCACAAACATCAGAGCCAGTATAACCTTTGTAAGTTGGTTAACACTTCATAAAGACCCTAGAGCAGTATCTTATTTCGGAAATGCCAATCCAATTGGCATTCATCAGGGCGACTTTAATGCAACTGTTCAGGAGCAACCAACATATGGTAATGCCAGCGTTTTTGTTCAGCATGCTACAGATCCGGTGTGGTTTATTTCAGCTGCCGAGTCAAATCTTATGCAGGCTGAGGCTCTTGAAAGATATTTTGGTGGCGCAGGTGCTAAAGATAAGTATGATACAGGTGTTACAGAGGCATTCGCTGAACTTGGTTTAACTCCGGGAACTCTTTTGACAGGTGACTATGCTTATCCGACAGGAACGTTTGAGCAAAAACTAGAAGCAATTATTGTTCAAAAATGGGCAGCATTTCCAGGTTCGCATGCGTTGGAAGCATTCTTTGAGCAAAGTAGAACGGGATATCCTAGAATAAGTCCGGTTTATTCAACAGATCCAAGGTATCTTGGTGAAGACCGCCAGGGGCAATGGGTTTATGCGAAAAACGGATTTACTCAAGGACGTTTTCCAAAACGATTGGTATTTCCAGATTATGAGCAAACACGTAATAGTAATACTCCTGCTGAAGTTCCGATTTATACGAATGTATGGTGGGCTAAACAATAA